One window of the Maridesulfovibrio frigidus DSM 17176 genome contains the following:
- a CDS encoding leucyl aminopeptidase: MEFNIVVEPASTWTADAVIFFAFKDTEEYLPGFSAWMSSEADWLAGSPGLNDFSGELGSSTVIYGSSTSIQRVMLVGLGDKDEFEVEKFHQAVAAAFCKCRELKFRIVGAPLVAFEGLVLEDMHEHFVTAAMSGLYSYDEFKTKKDDKKALPEIVRLLTAETPPETFTAAIHKGQAIGAGVGCTRDLVNAPPNLANPVFLADEAKKLAKEYGFKFKAMKRKEIIEKGMGAYASVFKGSNDEPRLITLEYCPKGREGDKPLVLVGKGVTFDTGGISLKPTGHIEDMKCDMAGAAAIFGFFKAIGELSPDLPVVGILPCADNMPDGLATRPGEVVTSFSGKTVEILNTDAEGRLLLCDALAFSAKFEPAAIIDLATLTGGCIVAFGWNVGAIMDNSLKLENLILESGMKVGERFWPLPLWDIYKDELKSDVADLKNVGSREGGTIHAGMFLKEFVPEGVPWAHLDIAGPAWRKAKTATLAAGGTGFGVKTLVELMTRIDLEDI, from the coding sequence ATGGAATTTAATATTGTTGTAGAGCCTGCGTCTACGTGGACTGCTGATGCTGTAATTTTCTTTGCATTTAAGGATACGGAAGAATATCTGCCGGGTTTTTCCGCGTGGATGTCTTCTGAGGCTGATTGGCTAGCTGGCTCTCCGGGACTTAATGATTTCAGCGGTGAACTTGGTAGTTCTACCGTTATTTATGGCTCTTCTACCTCTATTCAACGAGTTATGCTCGTGGGATTGGGAGATAAAGATGAGTTTGAAGTCGAGAAATTTCATCAGGCTGTGGCCGCCGCATTTTGCAAATGCCGTGAGCTAAAGTTCAGGATAGTCGGAGCTCCGCTAGTTGCTTTCGAAGGGCTGGTTCTCGAGGATATGCATGAGCATTTTGTGACAGCAGCCATGAGCGGCCTTTATTCTTATGATGAGTTCAAGACTAAAAAGGATGATAAAAAAGCGTTGCCTGAAATTGTTCGCTTGCTAACAGCAGAGACTCCGCCTGAAACATTTACCGCAGCTATTCATAAAGGACAGGCCATAGGTGCCGGAGTTGGTTGCACGCGCGACTTGGTTAATGCACCGCCTAATCTTGCTAATCCTGTTTTCTTGGCAGATGAGGCCAAAAAACTTGCTAAAGAATATGGCTTTAAATTTAAGGCTATGAAGCGCAAAGAGATTATTGAGAAAGGAATGGGGGCGTATGCTTCCGTATTTAAAGGCAGTAATGACGAGCCGCGTTTGATAACCCTCGAATATTGTCCCAAAGGGCGTGAAGGCGATAAGCCGCTTGTGCTGGTTGGGAAAGGGGTGACATTCGATACGGGTGGTATTTCGCTTAAGCCTACCGGGCATATTGAAGACATGAAATGCGACATGGCGGGGGCCGCCGCAATTTTTGGTTTCTTTAAGGCTATCGGCGAGCTTTCTCCTGATTTACCGGTTGTAGGTATTCTTCCCTGCGCTGACAATATGCCTGATGGGCTGGCAACAAGGCCTGGTGAGGTTGTGACCTCTTTTTCAGGTAAGACTGTTGAAATTTTGAACACCGATGCAGAAGGGCGTTTGCTGCTTTGTGATGCTCTCGCGTTTTCCGCAAAATTTGAGCCTGCCGCTATCATTGATTTAGCGACTCTTACAGGTGGATGTATTGTTGCTTTCGGCTGGAATGTCGGGGCTATTATGGATAATTCTCTTAAGCTTGAGAATCTGATTCTTGAGTCGGGTATGAAGGTTGGCGAAAGATTCTGGCCTCTGCCACTTTGGGATATCTATAAGGATGAGCTTAAAAGCGACGTTGCAGACCTGAAGAATGTTGGTTCGCGAGAGGGTGGGACCATTCATGCCGGAATGTTCTTAAAAGAATTTGTGCCCGAAGGTGTGCCTTGGGCGCATCTCGATATTGCTGGGCCTGCATGGCGCAAAGCTAAAACCGCAACCCTTGCAGCAGGTGGTACGGGATTCGGAGTTAAGACCTTGGTCGAACTGATGACCAGAATTGATTTGGAAGATATTTAA
- a CDS encoding GAF domain-containing protein, whose amino-acid sequence MGKTRLYKAIYEITRAINSSLRPKKVLSQIAEKVAKEMDVKGCFIRLLDRSGDVLLADASYGLSERYEKKGPVEVSKSRIDQEVLKGAILSIADVRNDDRFQYPEEAAKEGLVSLVVLPLTARGEKVIGVLRVYSGEKREFSEEELDFLKCVADLSGLALENARMFHALKRASELADDYTYRVDD is encoded by the coding sequence ATGGGTAAAACCAGACTCTACAAAGCGATTTATGAAATTACTAGAGCTATTAATTCCAGCTTGCGGCCGAAAAAGGTTCTTTCGCAGATAGCAGAGAAAGTTGCTAAAGAAATGGACGTGAAAGGCTGTTTCATCAGATTGCTCGACCGTAGTGGCGATGTCCTTCTAGCAGATGCTTCATATGGACTGAGTGAAAGATACGAGAAAAAAGGACCCGTCGAGGTTTCTAAAAGCCGTATTGATCAGGAAGTTCTAAAGGGCGCAATCTTAAGTATTGCTGATGTCCGCAATGATGATCGCTTTCAGTACCCGGAAGAGGCTGCAAAAGAGGGACTTGTTTCTCTCGTTGTATTGCCGCTGACCGCACGCGGGGAGAAGGTTATCGGAGTGCTCAGGGTATATTCAGGTGAGAAGCGTGAATTCTCAGAAGAGGAACTGGATTTCCTTAAATGTGTAGCAGATCTTTCAGGGCTTGCTCTGGAAAATGCACGCATGTTTCATGCTCTTAAAAGAGCAAGTGAGTTAGCTGACGATTACACTTACCGGGTCGATGACTGA
- a CDS encoding DUF362 domain-containing protein, which translates to MKKIINKFIPNSATGKFLKQALEDKNMSIKDVLHGYMYIRWPKAYIGAALGENNLAPIADFFASLVASPDDKEKRDQLKKDFAKSYHGKIITTDEAIKLVNIGREVSVTLPERVLPYETARDIILSEPDHIVALECPCRASRENPCHPLDVCLIVGEPFASFVIQNHGKKAHRITIDEAERTLEAENARGHVHHAFFKDVMLGRFYAICNCCPCCCGAMEAMKKGVPMLAPSGYIAIVDPHKCIGCGQCMEYCPFGAMSVHSKRMHIDPEKCMGCGVCINKCRKDSLHLARNKKHPEPLLVEKLINQ; encoded by the coding sequence ATGAAAAAAATAATAAATAAGTTCATCCCGAACTCAGCTACCGGGAAGTTCCTCAAGCAAGCCCTTGAAGATAAAAACATGTCCATCAAAGACGTTCTTCATGGTTATATGTATATACGCTGGCCCAAAGCATATATTGGCGCAGCATTAGGCGAAAACAACCTTGCGCCCATCGCGGACTTTTTTGCCAGCCTTGTTGCATCCCCTGACGATAAAGAAAAAAGAGACCAGTTAAAAAAGGATTTCGCGAAGTCCTACCACGGAAAAATAATCACAACAGACGAAGCTATTAAGCTCGTAAATATCGGGCGCGAAGTTTCCGTGACCCTGCCGGAACGGGTCTTGCCATACGAGACTGCTAGAGACATTATACTTAGTGAACCAGATCACATTGTAGCCCTTGAATGCCCTTGCCGAGCATCGAGAGAAAACCCATGCCACCCACTGGATGTGTGCCTGATTGTAGGTGAACCCTTCGCATCATTTGTCATCCAGAATCATGGGAAAAAAGCACACCGCATTACGATTGATGAGGCAGAAAGAACTCTCGAAGCGGAGAATGCGAGAGGACATGTTCACCACGCATTTTTTAAGGACGTAATGTTAGGTAGATTTTACGCGATATGTAATTGTTGCCCATGCTGCTGCGGCGCAATGGAGGCAATGAAGAAAGGCGTCCCGATGCTAGCACCTTCAGGCTATATTGCCATTGTTGACCCGCATAAATGCATAGGATGCGGGCAATGTATGGAATATTGTCCATTTGGCGCAATGTCTGTCCACAGCAAGCGCATGCATATAGATCCAGAAAAATGTATGGGATGTGGAGTCTGTATAAACAAATGTAGAAAAGATTCCTTACACTTAGCGAGAAATAAGAAGCATCCTGAACCACTTCTGGTTGAAAAGCTGATTAATCAATAA
- a CDS encoding STAS domain-containing protein, giving the protein MEIKVRRHGESVVVSMGERIDAYGSVELDKVLNDLLLDESLACMAFDMEGVRYISSAGIRSIVKTLKALRQRKGALAICGLRSYCKNVLDTAGMTSSLDIFVSRSDAMNFLQSVQWERQALENWDNLEKMDSPIGDFRFIPGDNSQTEIKVIGSMADVLYSRVKESRMFSRRFSQTEYSIGVGGLGESPEDYMKVLGGMITIGGTMGWLPTDGHDLADFLVPQNDTGSVLIRTPFNLSIGGGFNEYVMFNSSEEGGTTLDKLYRGLFLLARRRRRDFKGVLGVAAWTQVSELMSGTLRRSPISEFAPENGRSIIDPMNRDDWWARDIMPRHRDVTCLTCGVGVDLSCDLSVFDQSGLYAGFYIDPSTAGDKGQILNNHGAVFERLKMPEKMVSLDKSIRQVAAKAEFKDMRRLRDSTRVTRAFMGISYIQKLSQDTSGWQGLGAEAAVSRGLADKRYREEAEFPSVPKKREEEINKFQHFLEAQQAKLGLKK; this is encoded by the coding sequence ATGGAAATTAAAGTTCGTAGGCACGGGGAAAGCGTTGTCGTCAGCATGGGGGAACGAATTGATGCCTATGGCTCGGTAGAACTTGATAAGGTTCTTAACGATCTTCTTTTGGACGAATCGCTAGCATGTATGGCTTTTGATATGGAAGGAGTCCGCTATATAAGCAGTGCCGGAATACGCAGTATAGTGAAGACGTTAAAGGCTCTTCGACAGCGTAAAGGCGCATTAGCTATATGCGGATTGCGCTCATATTGTAAAAATGTTCTCGATACTGCGGGCATGACCAGTTCTTTGGATATTTTTGTTTCGCGCAGTGATGCTATGAATTTTTTGCAGTCTGTGCAGTGGGAGCGTCAGGCTCTCGAGAATTGGGACAATCTTGAAAAAATGGATTCGCCTATAGGTGATTTTCGCTTTATTCCGGGGGACAACAGTCAAACCGAAATAAAAGTAATCGGTTCCATGGCGGATGTTTTGTATTCAAGGGTTAAGGAAAGCCGCATGTTTTCCCGCAGATTTTCACAGACAGAATATTCTATCGGAGTGGGCGGTTTAGGCGAGTCCCCCGAAGATTATATGAAGGTTTTGGGTGGTATGATTACCATCGGTGGAACCATGGGCTGGCTCCCTACCGATGGTCATGATTTAGCAGATTTTTTGGTCCCGCAAAATGATACTGGTTCAGTTTTAATCAGGACTCCTTTTAATCTGAGCATCGGCGGGGGATTTAATGAATATGTAATGTTTAATTCTTCCGAAGAAGGCGGCACAACTTTAGACAAGCTTTACAGAGGTTTGTTTTTGCTAGCCAGAAGGAGGAGGCGTGATTTTAAAGGGGTTCTCGGTGTTGCCGCTTGGACGCAGGTTAGTGAGCTGATGTCTGGAACTTTAAGACGTTCTCCCATTAGTGAATTCGCTCCCGAGAACGGGAGGAGTATTATTGATCCCATGAACCGCGATGATTGGTGGGCGCGAGATATTATGCCGCGACACCGGGATGTGACTTGTCTTACTTGCGGGGTTGGTGTCGATTTGTCGTGTGATCTTTCTGTCTTTGATCAGAGCGGACTTTACGCTGGCTTTTATATTGATCCATCGACCGCAGGTGATAAGGGGCAGATTCTTAATAACCACGGAGCTGTTTTTGAAAGGCTGAAAATGCCGGAAAAAATGGTTTCACTTGATAAATCTATCAGGCAAGTAGCCGCAAAAGCAGAATTTAAAGATATGCGGAGATTACGCGATAGCACCAGAGTTACTCGCGCCTTTATGGGCATAAGTTATATTCAAAAACTTTCTCAGGATACATCGGGTTGGCAGGGTTTAGGAGCAGAAGCAGCGGTAAGTCGTGGACTCGCCGACAAAAGATACCGTGAGGAAGCAGAATTCCCGTCTGTTCCTAAGAAAAGAGAAGAAGAAATCAACAAATTTCAGCATTTCCTTGAGGCGCAGCAAGCTAAGCTTGGTCTTAAAAAATAA
- a CDS encoding ABC transporter substrate-binding protein codes for MKKIVIMCLIALGMCAGSALAGDDTIKVGVLYNLTGNMAVIDQPGLHGMELARAVINSEGGVLGKKLNLIVGDCQSNLEKTAMVAGNIANEKGLVAVIGLNDADYVMAAAPPVTTKGLLFVTAGATMQNLPYMYGKNFFMAAFGDNMQARAAAKFAKRRLNTTRCFVGTDVSSEFCKTLSKYFKRRYRKYGGTVVDEVWYNAGDKSYPLPKEADKPDVFFMSSLPFDAPKYVIEARKAGFDQPIVSGDGFDTPGLADIPDEYAHSIYFATHVAYDNPAPEVSSFVKSYKNMFGVEPESGFAALGYDTVMLLAQAMIRAGTTESEPVRAAMASTVGFKGVTGEINYPEGIRVPNKTVDIVKFTNGTFTFVEQVSPN; via the coding sequence ATGAAAAAAATCGTAATTATGTGCTTGATAGCATTGGGAATGTGTGCCGGTTCAGCTTTGGCTGGAGATGATACCATCAAAGTCGGTGTGCTTTATAATTTGACCGGGAATATGGCTGTGATTGATCAACCGGGTTTGCACGGAATGGAACTCGCTAGAGCCGTAATAAATAGTGAAGGTGGAGTGCTGGGCAAGAAGCTGAATTTAATCGTTGGAGATTGTCAGTCCAATCTTGAGAAAACAGCGATGGTTGCGGGCAATATTGCAAATGAAAAGGGTCTTGTTGCCGTTATTGGGTTAAATGATGCTGATTATGTGATGGCTGCAGCTCCTCCTGTGACGACAAAAGGGCTTCTTTTTGTCACCGCAGGAGCAACAATGCAGAATCTACCTTATATGTACGGTAAGAATTTTTTTATGGCGGCCTTTGGCGACAATATGCAGGCGCGCGCCGCCGCAAAGTTTGCCAAACGCAGACTTAACACTACACGCTGTTTCGTGGGTACGGATGTTTCCAGTGAATTCTGTAAAACCCTGTCAAAATATTTCAAGCGCAGATACCGTAAATATGGCGGAACCGTGGTTGATGAAGTCTGGTACAATGCTGGTGATAAGAGCTATCCACTACCGAAAGAAGCAGATAAGCCTGACGTATTTTTCATGTCCTCATTGCCTTTTGATGCACCTAAATATGTGATTGAAGCCCGTAAGGCCGGATTTGATCAGCCTATTGTTTCGGGGGACGGTTTTGATACTCCGGGGCTGGCTGACATACCGGACGAGTATGCTCATTCCATCTATTTTGCGACCCATGTAGCCTATGATAATCCGGCCCCTGAAGTTAGCAGCTTTGTTAAAAGTTACAAAAATATGTTTGGCGTAGAACCTGAAAGCGGATTTGCGGCTCTCGGATATGACACGGTGATGCTGCTTGCACAGGCTATGATCAGAGCAGGAACCACTGAGTCCGAGCCAGTACGCGCTGCAATGGCTTCCACTGTTGGGTTTAAAGGGGTTACTGGTGAGATTAATTATCCTGAGGGTATACGTGTTCCGAATAAAACGGTTGATATTGTAAAATTCACCAATGGAACATTTACTTTTGTGGAGCAGGTTTCTCCTAATTAA